CTCAGGATTCAGAGGGCGTGTTTCCCTGTGTACTGGGTCACGAGGGCGGTGGCATCGTCGAAGCAGTGGGCGAGGGGGTGACCTCGGTGAAGGTCGGTGATCATGTGATTCCGCTGTACACCGCTGAATGCCGTGAGTGCAAATTCTGCAAATCCGGCAAGACCAACCTGTGCAGCTCGGTACGTGCCACCCAGGGCAAGGGCCTGATGCCGGACGGCACCACGCGTTTCAGCTACAACGGTGAGCCGGTCTATCACTACATGGGCTGCTCGACCTTCTCCGAATACACCGTGTTGCCGGAAGTCTCGGTGGCGGTGATCCCCAAGGAAGCGCCGCTGGACAAGGTGTGCCTGCTCGGGTGTGGTGTGACCACTGGTATCGGTGCCGTGCTCAATACCGCCAAGGTCAGTGAAGGCTCCACTGTGGCCATCTTCGGCCTGGGTGGCATCGGCCTGGCGGCGATCATCGGCGCCAAGATGGCCAAGGCCTCGCGCATCATCGCCATCGACATCAACCCGGCCAAGTTCGATGTGGCCCGTGAGCTGGGTGCGACCGATTTCGTCAATCCGAAGGAGCATGACAAGCCGATCCAGGACGTTATCGTCGAGATGACCGATGGCGGCGTGGACTACAGCTTCGAGTGCGTCGGCAACGTGCAGTTGATGCGTGCCGCGCTGGAGTGCTGCCACAAGGGCTGGGGCGAGTCGACCATCATCGGCGTGGCGCCCGCCG
This region of Pseudomonas wenzhouensis genomic DNA includes:
- a CDS encoding S-(hydroxymethyl)glutathione dehydrogenase/class III alcohol dehydrogenase, with protein sequence MIKSRAAVAFAPNEPLKIVEIDVEPPKAGEVLVRIVATGVCHTDAYTLSAQDSEGVFPCVLGHEGGGIVEAVGEGVTSVKVGDHVIPLYTAECRECKFCKSGKTNLCSSVRATQGKGLMPDGTTRFSYNGEPVYHYMGCSTFSEYTVLPEVSVAVIPKEAPLDKVCLLGCGVTTGIGAVLNTAKVSEGSTVAIFGLGGIGLAAIIGAKMAKASRIIAIDINPAKFDVARELGATDFVNPKEHDKPIQDVIVEMTDGGVDYSFECVGNVQLMRAALECCHKGWGESTIIGVAPAGTEISTRPFQLVTGRVWRGSAFGGVKGRTELPSYVEKSQKGEIPLDTFITHNMGLDEINEAFELMHEGKSIRTVIHF